In Gouania willdenowi chromosome 17, fGouWil2.1, whole genome shotgun sequence, one DNA window encodes the following:
- the LOC114478792 gene encoding ATP-sensitive inward rectifier potassium channel 10-like, whose product MTSATPPSSRSSSPQKVCHSQTQTDVLKPLLGGGMSGGTSTVRKRRRVLSKDGRSNVRIEHVSGRGALYMRDLWTTFLDMKWRYKFFLFTATFAGTWFLFGVLWYLVALVHGDLLEFDPPSNHTPCVMQMQTLTGAFLFSLETQTTIGYGFRCITEECPAAIILLIVQLVITMLMEIFITGTFLAKIARPKKRGETVKFSQHAVVNTHEGRPCLMIRVANMRKSLLIGCQVTGKLLQSSLTKEGETVRLDQRNVSFEVEMSSDSPFLFLPLTFYHVIDDDSPLRAWAAKGGGWTDPELADFELLVIMSATVEPTSATCQIRTSYLPDEILWGYEFPPVVSLSPSGKYVADFAFFDKVAKTKTTPIFKPSSTQHKSQSNGGTSLHSALDPEKIRLEQTYKEPRGDDRGRARDTPLSVRISNV is encoded by the exons ATGACTTCAGCCACACCGCCTTCATCTCGCAGCTCCTCTCCTCAGAAGGTCTGCCATTCTCAGACACAGACCGATGTGTTAAAGCCTTTGTTGGGTGGTGGGATGTCTGGTGGGACCAGCACTGTGAGAAAGAGGAGGCGAGTCCTGTCTAAAGATGGCCGCAGCAATGTGCGCATCGAGCACGTCAGCGGGAGGGGTGCTCTGTACATGCGTGACCTCTGGACAACATTTCTGGACATGAAGTGGCGCTACAAATTCTTTTTGTTCACCGCCACGTTTGCTGGGACCTGGTTCCTGTTTGGGGTGCTGTGGTACCTGGTGGCTTTAGTGCATGGAGATCTATTGG AGTTTGATCCTCCATCAAACCACACACCCTGTGTGATGCAGATGCAGACCCTTACAGGAGCTTTTCTCTTCTCCTTGGAGACCCAGACAACAATCGGTTATGGTTTTCGCTGCATTACGGAGGAATGTCCGGCTGCCATAATTCTCCTCATAGTCCAACTGGTTATCACAATGCTCATGGAAATTTTTATCACTGGTACTTTTCTGGCCAAG ATTGCACGACCAAAGAAGCGAGGAGAGACTGTGAAGTTCAGCCAGCATGCTGTGGTGAACACTCACGAGGGCCGGCCCTGCCTGATGATTAGAGTAGCCAACATGCGCAAAAGCCTTCTGATCGGATGCCAG GTGACAGGGAAACTGCTCCAGTCATCTTTAACAAAAGAGGGGGAAACGGTTCGTCTGGATCAGAGAAATGTATCGTTTGAAGTGGAAATGTCCAGTGACAGCCCCTTCCTCTTTCTACCTCTGACCTTTTACCACGTCATTGATGACGACAGCCCTTTGAGAGCCTGGGCAGCCAAAG GTGGTGGCTGGACAGATCCAGAGTTGGCTGACTTTGAGTTACTGGTGATTATGAGTGCTACTGTGGAGCCCACCTCTGCTACCTGCCAGATCCGCACCTCCTACCTCCCAGATGAGATCCTCTGGGGCTATGAGTTCCCCCCTGTTGTTTCTCTCTCTCCGTCTGGGAAATATGTTGCCGATTTTGCATTCTTTGACAAAGTGGCAAAGACCAAGACCACCCCCATCTTTAAACCATCCAGCACCCAGCACAAAAGTCAAAGTAACGGAGGCACGTCCCTGCATTCAGCATTAGATCCAGAGAAGATCCGTCTGGAGCAGACTTACAAGGAGCCAAGGGGGGACGATCGAGGCAGGGCCAGGGACACTCCGCTCAGTGTTCGTATCAGCAATGTTTGA